The sequence below is a genomic window from Curtobacterium sp. MCPF17_002.
CGGCCGGCGAGGCCCACTCGCCCTCGGCGATCGACCGGACGAGGCCCTTGTCCACGCGGCCGAACTGGTTCCGCAGGGTGTTCGTCGCGTCGAGCAGGCCGATCAGCGCCGCGAGGAACGCGCTGGGCTCGGCGCGCTGCGCGAGGACGTCGGCGATGCCCGATCGCACGAGGGACTCGGGACCGGCGTCGAGCTCGGGGTGACGGGTCGTCGTGAAGAGCACGAGCGTGGTGCGCTGCTCCTCCGAGATGACACCGCGCTGCACGAGGCCGGCGAGGACCGCCTCCCGCAGCGGGCGCTTCCCGAGGCGCTGCACCCACCACTTCGCCTTGCGCGGGGCGCCGCACGCGGCGATCGACCCGAGGACCTCGTCGAGCGTCGCGTCGCCCGTCACCCTGCCCGATGCGGTCGCGACGAGACCGCGCTGCAGGGTGATCGAGCCCCGGAGCGCGAGATCGGCCAGGACGGCCCCGGCGAGCCCGAGGTCGAGGCGCTGGGCGTCGGTGCTGCGGCGCCCGTCGGGTGCGATCTGGAGCAGCGCGAAGGCCTGGGGGATGGTCAGCGACTCAGCCATGTCCGCATGCTGCCACGCGGGGCGGAGGTGCGCCGCGCCTCCAGGCCGACGCGCAGGACTCCGTGAGGTGCGCCGCACGTCGGAGCCGGCACGATCAGTACTTGGCGGACTGCCCGCCGTCGATCGGGACGACCGTGGCGTTGACGTAGCTCGCGTCGTCGGAGAGCAGGAACGCGACGACCGCGGCGATCTCGGGGGCCTCGCCGTAGCGCTTCGCGGGGTTGACCTGGATGAACTCCTCGGCGGCCTTTCGCGGGTTCACCGGGTCGAGCTGCTTCATCGAGTTCTCGACCATCGGCGTCCAGATGGCTCCCGGTGCGATGGCGTTGATGCGGATGCCGTACTGGCCGTACTCGACGGCGGAGTTGCGGGTGAGGCCGACGACGCCGTGCTTGGCGGCCGCGTAGCCGGACTGGTTGCCGATGCCGCGGATGCCGCCGACGCTCGCCGTGTTGACGACCATGCCGGAGCCCTGCTCGCGCATCACGGCGAGGACCTTCTCGAGGCCGAGGAACACCCCGCGGAGGTTGATGGACACCACGCGGTCGAACTCGGCGGCGGTGAAGGACTCGGTGGGGTTCTGCTTGCCCTCGATGCCGGCGTTGTTGAAGAAGCCGTCGATGCGACCGAAGCGCTCGGTGGTCGCGGCGACGTACGCGTCGACCTGGGCCTCGTCGGACACGTCGGCGACGGTGGTGAGGACCTGCGCGTCGGGGGCGGCGTCGAGCACGGCGGCCTTCGAGGCCTCGAGGCCGTCGGCGGAGACGTCGACGAGGGAGAGCGCGGCGCCCTCGGTCGCCAGTCGGACGGCGGTGGCGCGGCCGAGGCCGGAGCCGCCGCCGGTGATGAGGACGACGCGGTCGGTGAAGCGGGTGGTGGTCGTGCTGGTTCCGGTCATGGGGGAGGCCTCCTGAGGTCTTCGACGGTGAAGGGCTCGGGGTCCGCGCGGAGCGCGAGGGGTCCGCGCTGGGGCAGCGAGTCCGGGCCGATGCGTTCGCATCGACGGACTTAGGCTACACCTGTTGCCCAGAATCGACCGTCAGGAGCCGCAGCGGTCAGCAGCTGCTCAGGATGCGTGCCATCGCGTCGTGCTCCGCCGGAGCGACCCACAGTCGGTACTTCGTCTTCACCGTGACCTGGTGCTCGATGTAGGTGCAGCGGAACGAACTGTCCGCCGGCAGCCAGGTCGCGGCGTCGCCCGAGCGCTTCTGCGCGTTCGAGTGCCCGTCGACGGCGAAGAGGTTCTCCGGGTCGTTCGCGAGCGCCTCCCGATCGGCCTGGGGGAGCTGCTGCGCGCCGGTCCTCCAGGCGTTCTCGAGCGCGACGACGTGGTCGATCTGCACGAGGGTCGACGTCGTGTTGCCGCGCACGAAGTCGACCGTCGCGCCGGTGTACGGCGACACCAGGGTGCCGGTCAGGACCTTGCACGGGCCCTGCCGCGTGATGCCGGTCAGGTCGCGCGCGAGCACGTCGTTCCGGGTGTCGCAGCCGTTCCGGTCGACGTCGAGCCAGGCGGTGCCGAAGTCGCCCTCGCGGTCGTAGCCGGTCGCGGGGGCCTTGCCCTTGACGGGCAGCGCTGCGAGGGCGGCTCGGGCGGCGGCGGCAGCGGTTGGACTGGCGGCGGTTGGACTGCCGGCGGTTGGACTGGCGGCGGCTGGACTGGAGGCGCGGCTCGTCCCCGGCGTGCCGGGTTCCGTCGAGATGGTGGGGGCGTCCGTCGCCGCGGGTG
It includes:
- a CDS encoding GPP34 family phosphoprotein, which gives rise to MAESLTIPQAFALLQIAPDGRRSTDAQRLDLGLAGAVLADLALRGSITLQRGLVATASGRVTGDATLDEVLGSIAACGAPRKAKWWVQRLGKRPLREAVLAGLVQRGVISEEQRTTLVLFTTTRHPELDAGPESLVRSGIADVLAQRAEPSAFLAALIGLLDATNTLRNQFGRVDKGLVRSIAEGEWASPAVRAVLSEIQSAAVVAGVIAATTAATTASS
- a CDS encoding SDR family oxidoreductase, with the translated sequence MTGTSTTTTRFTDRVVLITGGGSGLGRATAVRLATEGAALSLVDVSADGLEASKAAVLDAAPDAQVLTTVADVSDEAQVDAYVAATTERFGRIDGFFNNAGIEGKQNPTESFTAAEFDRVVSINLRGVFLGLEKVLAVMREQGSGMVVNTASVGGIRGIGNQSGYAAAKHGVVGLTRNSAVEYGQYGIRINAIAPGAIWTPMVENSMKQLDPVNPRKAAEEFIQVNPAKRYGEAPEIAAVVAFLLSDDASYVNATVVPIDGGQSAKY
- a CDS encoding HNH endonuclease family protein → MTSRRRRTRTTLTSVLVALALAVGAYALHTTGVLAPDAEAAPAATAPAATDAPTISTEPGTPGTSRASSPAAASPTAGSPTAASPTAAAAARAALAALPVKGKAPATGYDREGDFGTAWLDVDRNGCDTRNDVLARDLTGITRQGPCKVLTGTLVSPYTGATVDFVRGNTTSTLVQIDHVVALENAWRTGAQQLPQADREALANDPENLFAVDGHSNAQKRSGDAATWLPADSSFRCTYIEHQVTVKTKYRLWVAPAEHDAMARILSSC